The proteins below come from a single Denticeps clupeoides chromosome 15, fDenClu1.1, whole genome shotgun sequence genomic window:
- the cdadc1 gene encoding cytidine and dCMP deaminase domain-containing protein 1 codes for METPGCGEAGRQRGGVTVTVTGSAGDRHVKDAGAQTDTKVQGHGPRLSKASLFTLLSLWMELFPKRDSKNENETTRCTGLVVVHERRILGLHCSSMELHAGQIAVIRHGPRLMDCELYFSRKPCSTCLKMIINAGVKLISYWPGDAEISLLGGSSSLEAELDAAAAERLRSNSRPHISVLLHPLADNMQQFVEETSRRCDFQEKICSDLPNSDLFRMQFWKNRDEFSRVFLVSEEARHRDLLSKLGLETFCLEPYFGNLRQHMRDLVRVLASVASSVPGLEESGYGFYQKDSGDPEPPPRLSQEVIRHCVIQAQLLAYRTEDPKVGVGAVIWAEGHSDQCDGTGSLYLVGCGYNAFPAGSEYGEYPQMDNKQGDRHCRKYRYIIHAEQNALTFRSVDIKVNENTMLFVTKCPCDECVPLIKGAGIRQIYTTDLDSGKDKRDISYLRFGGLSGVQKFIWQRNPQTSEVAEQLFPPTRANGCVKHSRQEPEEPEMLFHKRLRS; via the exons ATGGAAACGCCGGGCTGCGGGGAGGCAGGGCGGCAGCGCGGCGGCGTCACTGTCACCGTCACCGGCAGCGCAGGCGACAGGCACGTGAAAGACGCCGGCGCGCAGACCGACACCAAAGTCCAAG GCCATGGACCCAGACTTTCGAAAGCCAGCCTCTTCACACTGCTGAGCCTTTGGATGGAACTGTTCCCCAAGAGGGACAGCAAGAATGAGAATGAAACT ACACGATGCACTGGTCTGGTGGTCGTGCACGAGAGGCGAATTCTCGGACTGCACTGCTCCAGCATGGAACTGCACGCCGGCCAAATAGCCGTGATCCGTCACGGGCCCCGACTGATGGACTGCGAGCTCTACTTCTCCAGGAAGCCCTGCTCCACCTGCCTCAAGATGATCATCAATG CGGGGGTCAAACTTATTTCCTACTGGCCTGGTGATGCTGAGATTAGCTTGCTGGGGGGCAGCAGCAGCCTGGAAGCGGAACTTGATGCAGCAGCCGCGGAGAGGCTCAGGTCCAACAGCCGACCCCACATCTccgtcctcctccaccccctgGCCGACAACATGCAGCAGTTTGTGGAGGAAACGTCCCGCCGCTGCGACTTCCAGGAGAAAATCTGCAGTGACCTTCCCAATTCTGACCTCTTCCGGATGCAGTTCTGGAAGAACCGGGATGAGTTCTCCAGGGTGTTCCTGGTGTCCGAAGAGGCAAGGCACAGAGATCTCCTCAGCAAACTGGGCCTGGAGACGTTCTGCTTGGAACCGTATTTCGGTAACCTCAGACAGCACATGAGGGACCTGGTCAGGGTGCTCGCCTCAGTAGCTTCAAGTGTGCCTGGCTTGGAAGAGTCTGGTTACGGATTCTATCAGAAGGACAGTGGTGATCCAGAACCTCCGCCAAGGTTGTCCCAGGAGGTCATACGGCATTGTGTCATTCAGGCACAGCTTTTAGCGTACAGAACAG AAGACCCAAAGGTTGGGGTTGGGGCTGTGATCTGGGCTGAAGGACATTCC GACCAGTGCGATGGCACGGGGAGCCTGTATCTTGTGGGCTGTGGGTACAACGCTTTCCCGGCGGGCTCAGAGTACGGAGAGTACCCACAGATGGACAACAAGCAGGGAGACAGACACTGCAGGAAGTACCGATACATCATCCATGCAGAGCAGAACGCACTTACCTTCAG GAGTGTTGATATTAAAGTGAACGAGAACACAATGCTGTTTGTAACCAAATGCCCGTGCGACGAGTGTGTGCCGTTAATTAAAGGCGCCGGGATTCGGCAGATCTACACCACAGACTTGGACAGTGGCAAAGACAAGCGAGACATCTCCTACCTCAGGTTCGGTGGCCTCAGTGGAGTCCAGAAGTTTATT TGGCAGAGGAATCCACAGACAAGTGAAGTTGCTGAACAACTGTTCCCACCCACACGAGCGA ATGGATGcgtgaaacacagcagacagGAGCCTG